The region CAGCCCTCGCGGCGCTGTTCGAGCGCCTGCGGACGATTCCCCATGCCCTCGTCAAGCGCGAGGAGCCGCTGCCCGACAAGGTCCCGGCCGGCGGGCTGGCGATCCTGCGGGACGGCGATCCCGGCGAGCCGGAGGTGCTGCTGTCGCCGCTGAGCTATCTCTGGCGCCATCGGGCCGAGATCGAGGTGGTGGTGCAGGGGCCGCCCGAGGCCGCCACCGCCGCCCTGGATGCCCTGCTCCTGGAGATCGACGCCGCCCTTGCCGCCGACCGGAGCTTAAGCGGCCGGGTCGACTGGCTCGACTGGGGCGGCCCCCAGACCCGCGACCTCGCCCTCGACGGCGCCGCCGGCATCAAGGCCGCCGTGGTGCCGGTCATCCTCCATTTCGAGACCTTCTCTCCCCTGTCCTGAAGGATCCCCAAGATGGCTCTTGGTTTCGGCGCCAACGCGCGCTT is a window of Magnetospirillum sp. WYHS-4 DNA encoding:
- a CDS encoding acyl-CoA transferase; this encodes MTTREAALAALFERLRTIPHALVKREEPLPDKVPAGGLAILRDGDPGEPEVLLSPLSYLWRHRAEIEVVVQGPPEAATAALDALLLEIDAALAADRSLSGRVDWLDWGGPQTRDLALDGAAGIKAAVVPVILHFETFSPLS